One segment of Brassica napus cultivar Da-Ae chromosome C3, Da-Ae, whole genome shotgun sequence DNA contains the following:
- the LOC106380319 gene encoding serpin-ZX has protein sequence MDLQESVRKQNGILWRVYKHVIKITPGKTSNLVFSPALINVILSLIAAYKSPGATEEHILSLLKASSTDELNAVSSQIVTTVLADSTASGGPMISTANGFWIEKSLCCVEQSFENLLETSYKAAFKQVDFRTKVGIVF, from the coding sequence GGCATCCTGTGGAGGGTGTATAAGCACGTGATCAAAATCACCCCCGGGAAGACCTCGAACCTAGTCTTTTCGCCGGCGTTGATCAATGTTATCCTTAGCCTCATCGCCGCTTATAAATCTCCCGGAGCCACCGAAGAACATATTCTCTCTTTACTAAAGGCTTCTTCTACCGATGAGCTTAACGCCGTGTCCTCCCAGATAGTAACCACCGTCCTTGCCGACAGCACGGCAAGTGGCGGGCCAATGATCTCGACAGCGAATGGCTTCTGGATAGAGAAGTCTCTCTGCTGTGTGGAACAGTCTTTCGAGAATCTCTTGGAGACTTCGTATAAGGCTGCCTTCAAACAAGTTGACTTTCGCACTAAGGTGGGTATAGTTTTCTAG